One window of Botrimarina mediterranea genomic DNA carries:
- the surE gene encoding 5'/3'-nucleotidase SurE has protein sequence MRILLTNDDGIYAPGLAAMRAALARLGEVHVVAPATEQSGVGHGITFLTPLMASQVFDGDEPRGWAVEGSPADCVKLALAKLCVDANGEIFRPDLVVSGINWGLNAGINVLYSGTVAAATEAALNDLPAIAVSLEWEDHSRFNAAAAMATDVIAQMLERNAWREHRLYNLNIPTVATLPESTPELRITRMGSTRWDAAFEERLDPKGRRYFWTIGTPPTDEPGADTDIIAIRDGAVSLSPLIVDRTRDAMLGEMADWNLQFPAGSFNTTNH, from the coding sequence GTGCGAATACTCCTTACCAACGACGACGGCATCTACGCCCCCGGCCTCGCGGCGATGCGGGCCGCGCTCGCGCGGTTGGGCGAGGTCCATGTGGTCGCGCCGGCGACGGAGCAATCGGGCGTCGGGCACGGGATCACGTTTCTTACGCCGCTGATGGCGAGCCAGGTCTTCGATGGCGATGAGCCGCGCGGCTGGGCCGTCGAGGGATCGCCGGCCGATTGCGTGAAGCTCGCGCTCGCGAAGCTCTGCGTCGATGCGAATGGCGAAATCTTCCGGCCTGACCTTGTCGTTAGCGGGATCAACTGGGGCCTGAACGCGGGCATCAACGTCCTCTACTCCGGCACCGTCGCCGCCGCGACCGAGGCGGCTCTGAACGACCTGCCGGCGATCGCCGTGTCGCTAGAGTGGGAAGACCATTCGCGCTTCAACGCCGCCGCGGCGATGGCGACCGACGTCATCGCCCAGATGCTCGAGCGCAACGCTTGGCGCGAGCACCGGCTCTACAACCTCAACATCCCCACTGTCGCCACGCTCCCCGAATCAACGCCCGAGTTGCGGATCACGCGAATGGGGTCGACGCGTTGGGACGCGGCGTTCGAGGAGCGGCTCGACCCCAAGGGACGCCGCTACTTCTGGACGATCGGCACACCACCGACCGACGAGCCCGGCGCCGACACGGACATCATCGCGATCCGCGACGGCGCCGTGTCGCTGTCGCCGTTGATCGTCGATCGCACCCGCGACGCGATGCTCGGCGAGATGGCTGATTGGAACCTCCAATTCCCCGCCGGCTCATTTAATACAACCAACCACTAG
- a CDS encoding sigma-54-dependent transcriptional regulator produces the protein MPADVKKTKTPSLSLLFADDERSLQELMKLELPRMGHTVTVCPDGLTAVAAIEKNNYDAIIVDLDMPGMTGVEVIGRLKEMSPATEAVVLTGKSTTESAIAALRYGAFDYLTKPCKLVEIEALLRRIAAKRELTQKFTALQRRLDRIEGAPTLVGDSRPMARVKALIDKVAPTESTVLILGETGTGKELVARAVHNQSPRADKPFVAINCGALPENLIESELFGHAKGSFTGADDHRVGLFEVASGGTIFLDEIGELPKAMQAKLLRVLESREIRRVGENKTVNVDVRVVCATHRDLSAMVAADEFREDLMYRVNTFEIHLPALRERLDDLPNLAEHLLRRFRPHAKPIEQQLTDDAVAALKGHVWPGNVRELANVIEHATILCDQGPITADDLPQHFNRRQLSGAAKASRGPITLRELEMEAIYEALERNDGSKPKAAAELGIALKTLYNKLSQETGLKAA, from the coding sequence ATGCCCGCCGACGTGAAGAAGACGAAGACCCCCAGCCTGTCGCTGCTGTTCGCCGACGACGAGCGCTCGCTGCAAGAGCTGATGAAGCTCGAGCTGCCGCGGATGGGGCACACCGTCACGGTTTGCCCCGACGGGCTGACGGCGGTCGCCGCCATCGAGAAGAATAACTACGACGCGATCATCGTCGACCTCGACATGCCCGGCATGACCGGCGTCGAGGTGATCGGCCGCCTGAAGGAGATGTCCCCCGCGACCGAAGCGGTGGTCCTCACCGGCAAGAGCACGACCGAGAGCGCGATCGCCGCGCTCCGCTACGGCGCGTTCGACTACCTGACGAAGCCTTGCAAGCTGGTGGAGATCGAAGCCCTGCTGCGTCGCATCGCCGCGAAGCGCGAGCTGACTCAGAAGTTCACGGCGCTGCAGCGACGGCTCGACCGCATCGAGGGCGCGCCGACGCTTGTCGGTGACAGCCGACCGATGGCGCGGGTAAAGGCGCTAATCGACAAGGTGGCGCCGACCGAATCGACCGTGCTGATTCTCGGCGAAACGGGCACCGGCAAAGAACTCGTCGCCCGCGCGGTTCACAACCAGTCTCCCCGCGCCGACAAGCCGTTCGTCGCGATCAACTGCGGCGCGCTGCCCGAGAACCTGATCGAGAGCGAGCTGTTCGGTCACGCCAAAGGCTCGTTCACCGGCGCCGACGACCACCGCGTTGGTTTGTTCGAAGTCGCGTCGGGTGGGACGATCTTTCTCGACGAGATCGGCGAACTCCCCAAGGCGATGCAGGCTAAGCTCCTGCGGGTGCTCGAGAGCCGCGAGATCCGCCGCGTCGGCGAGAACAAGACGGTGAACGTCGACGTCCGTGTCGTCTGCGCGACGCACCGCGACCTGTCGGCGATGGTCGCCGCGGACGAGTTCCGCGAAGATCTGATGTACCGCGTCAACACGTTCGAGATCCACCTGCCGGCCTTACGCGAGCGGCTCGACGACCTGCCGAACCTCGCCGAGCACCTGCTGCGGCGTTTCCGCCCGCACGCCAAGCCAATTGAGCAGCAGCTCACCGACGACGCCGTCGCGGCGCTCAAAGGTCACGTCTGGCCGGGCAACGTCCGTGAACTGGCGAACGTGATCGAGCACGCCACGATCCTCTGCGACCAAGGCCCGATCACCGCCGACGACCTGCCGCAACATTTCAACCGCCGGCAGCTCAGTGGCGCTGCGAAGGCGAGCCGCGGGCCGATCACGCTGCGTGAGCTCGAGATGGAGGCGATCTACGAGGCCCTTGAGCGCAACGACGGCTCGAAGCCAAAGGCCGCCGCCGAGTTGGGCATCGCGCTGAAGACGCTTTACAACAAGCTCAGTCAAGAAACGGGACTGAAGGCCGCCTGA
- a CDS encoding sensor histidine kinase, whose translation MLAHRSIGVKLRIGVGLLGASTFVLFFAAIHGLYAYRNLVKTLSARAAELPIANELSQHVADLRVAYGTARERSILLQHATESSPEAPFSFTESKPTDDSALSAEPFDLRLLYVAYRNGLDRFAITLNNYRGRLDANNDTEASQIGDDEPERQTLAQIDTVLKKIHREGTSDTLLYEELRGGPTSLEAALEQLRELAAQLPSHLHERLGELSGEVRSQYHVAMVLSWTTFISALGLLTLAMYVFQSSVARPIGHLVAAARRVAAGDYQHRVALDSNDEMGELAEAMNRMMTSFKQTRDELDKQVRDRTNQVIRSEQLASVGFLAAGVAHEINNPLAAIAMCSESLESRLVDLHEDPSNAAEWDIVHSYLETIGKESFRCKQITEKLLDFSRMGDRERRPTELRELVDGVIEMVRHLGKYKHKDVELLPGEPVIAEVDAQEMKQVLLNLVTNGLDSLEAGGRVTVEIDTALMTDGRHARIAVRDNGCGMTDEVKKHLFEPFFTRRRGGQGTGLGLSITYRIIEEHHGELAADSEGPGQGSTFTVTLPTEQPAAAMAA comes from the coding sequence GTGCTCGCGCACCGTTCCATCGGCGTTAAGCTGCGCATCGGCGTGGGCCTCTTGGGGGCCAGCACGTTTGTGCTCTTTTTCGCCGCGATCCACGGGCTCTACGCCTACCGCAACCTGGTCAAGACCCTGAGCGCTCGGGCGGCGGAGTTGCCGATCGCCAACGAGCTGAGCCAGCACGTCGCCGATCTGCGCGTCGCCTACGGCACGGCGCGCGAGCGTTCGATTCTATTGCAACACGCGACGGAGAGTTCCCCCGAAGCGCCGTTCAGTTTCACGGAGAGCAAACCAACCGATGACTCGGCTCTCTCGGCCGAACCTTTCGACTTGCGTCTCCTCTACGTCGCGTACCGCAACGGGCTCGACCGATTTGCGATTACGTTGAACAACTACCGCGGACGACTCGACGCCAACAACGATACGGAAGCATCGCAGATCGGCGACGACGAACCAGAACGCCAGACCCTGGCTCAGATCGACACCGTTCTGAAGAAGATCCATCGCGAAGGAACCTCGGACACGCTGCTCTACGAGGAATTGCGGGGCGGCCCCACGTCGTTAGAAGCGGCTCTCGAACAACTGCGCGAATTAGCGGCGCAACTCCCCAGCCACTTGCACGAGCGATTGGGCGAGCTTTCGGGCGAGGTCCGCTCGCAGTACCACGTCGCGATGGTGCTGTCGTGGACGACCTTCATCTCCGCCCTCGGCCTGCTCACGCTGGCGATGTACGTCTTCCAGTCGTCCGTCGCCAGGCCGATCGGCCACCTCGTCGCCGCGGCGCGGCGGGTGGCGGCCGGTGACTACCAGCATCGCGTCGCGCTCGACTCCAACGACGAGATGGGCGAGCTCGCCGAAGCGATGAACCGGATGATGACCAGCTTCAAGCAGACCCGCGACGAACTCGACAAGCAGGTCCGTGACCGAACCAACCAGGTGATCCGCAGCGAGCAGCTGGCGAGCGTCGGCTTCCTCGCCGCGGGGGTCGCCCACGAGATCAACAACCCGCTCGCAGCGATCGCTATGTGCAGCGAGTCGCTTGAGAGCCGCTTGGTCGATCTGCACGAGGACCCGTCCAACGCCGCCGAGTGGGACATCGTTCACAGCTACCTTGAGACTATCGGTAAGGAATCGTTCCGCTGCAAGCAGATCACCGAGAAGCTGCTTGACTTCTCAAGGATGGGCGATCGCGAACGCCGGCCGACCGAGCTACGCGAGCTCGTGGACGGCGTCATCGAGATGGTCCGCCACCTGGGCAAGTACAAGCACAAAGACGTCGAACTGTTGCCGGGCGAGCCGGTGATCGCCGAGGTCGATGCGCAAGAGATGAAGCAGGTGCTGCTGAACCTCGTCACCAACGGCCTCGACAGCCTCGAGGCCGGCGGTCGCGTGACCGTGGAGATCGATACCGCGTTGATGACCGATGGGCGCCACGCTCGGATCGCCGTGCGCGACAACGGCTGCGGCATGACTGACGAAGTGAAGAAGCACCTCTTCGAGCCGTTCTTCACCCGCCGTCGTGGAGGGCAGGGGACCGGCCTGGGGCTGTCGATCACTTACCGCATCATCGAAGAACACCACGGCGAACTCGCAGCCGACAGCGAAGGCCCCGGCCAGGGCTCGACGTTCACCGTAACGCTGCCAACCGAACAACCCGCCGCCGCCATGGCGGCGTGA
- a CDS encoding transposase, translating to MERELWRLLYRLVKQLDVGWGSWRYSTGDIVVVYLWAVVHDRPTAWAACPENWPTDLCPQPLPTQGTLSRRLRKPACVLLLTAVEQRLIGLLNLGQGIVKKIDGKALAVSLVSKDPDAGYGRGAGGKQLGYKLHVIWGDGPMPLAWDLSPMNVSEKRVARWLIEGLAGGGYLLADTEYDANPLYDAAQAEGFQLVAKKRKGKGLGHQRHSPSRLRSIELLGTAFGAALYRQRTAIETSFGTLVTFGGGLASLPAWVRRFHRVRHWVQAKLLIAGTRSLAKNPQLLVA from the coding sequence ATGGAACGCGAACTCTGGCGGTTATTGTACCGTTTGGTGAAACAGTTGGACGTGGGATGGGGGAGTTGGAGGTACTCCACCGGCGACATCGTGGTGGTTTACCTGTGGGCGGTGGTCCACGACCGCCCCACCGCCTGGGCCGCGTGCCCCGAGAACTGGCCCACCGACCTCTGCCCTCAACCTTTGCCGACGCAAGGCACGCTGAGCCGACGCTTGCGTAAGCCCGCTTGCGTGCTGCTGCTGACGGCCGTGGAGCAGCGGCTGATCGGGCTGCTGAACCTGGGCCAGGGGATCGTCAAGAAGATCGATGGCAAGGCGCTCGCGGTGAGTCTGGTGAGCAAGGACCCCGACGCGGGCTACGGCCGTGGCGCCGGGGGCAAGCAGCTGGGCTACAAGCTGCATGTGATCTGGGGCGATGGGCCGATGCCGCTGGCCTGGGACCTCTCACCGATGAACGTCAGCGAGAAACGCGTGGCCCGCTGGTTGATCGAAGGGCTTGCCGGCGGCGGTTACCTGCTGGCGGACACCGAGTACGACGCCAACCCGCTCTACGACGCGGCCCAAGCCGAAGGGTTTCAGCTGGTGGCGAAGAAACGCAAGGGGAAAGGCTTGGGCCACCAACGACATTCGCCCAGTCGGCTGCGGAGCATCGAGCTGTTGGGGACGGCGTTCGGGGCGGCTCTCTACCGCCAGCGGACGGCGATCGAGACCTCCTTCGGGACGCTGGTCACCTTCGGCGGCGGGCTCGCCTCGCTCCCCGCCTGGGTCCGACGCTTCCACCGCGTCCGACACTGGGTCCAGGCCAAGCTCCTTATCGCCGGAACCCGCTCGCTCGCAAAGAACCCTCAGCTACTAGTTGCATAA
- a CDS encoding LptF/LptG family permease, translated as MKLLTRYVLLELLQVFLLTLAGLTALIFVGLIGKEAVDKGLGLGPLLRMTPYMLPQAMQFAVPATMLLATTSVYGRLSATNEIIAIKAMGISPWKLALPTMILAAATSLGAVALNDIAVSWGRLGVQRVFVESLEEVIYSQLRLHRSYAEGGLQISVQHVVDRTLVRPTVIVQAQGDNEAWKLESDSAQLSSSPDRKKLIVRFEGIALEGEVKAVIDSTVEREIDLEELFGESSSSRSPSNYALSEIDQEQRIISNRIADIHRRETTEQALAMMTGDFDRLSAESWFPLTNTIAGEEYRYRRLSVEPFRRWANGFSCLAFVMVGVPMAIWRQKGEFLASFFLCFLPILLVYYPLLMVSVDHAKQGDVPPIAVWVGNAVLALWGLWMMRRVVRN; from the coding sequence GTGAAGCTCCTCACCCGGTACGTCTTGCTCGAGCTGTTGCAGGTCTTCCTGCTGACGCTCGCCGGACTGACGGCGCTGATCTTCGTGGGTTTGATCGGCAAGGAGGCGGTTGATAAGGGCCTCGGCCTCGGGCCGCTCTTGCGGATGACGCCTTACATGCTGCCTCAGGCGATGCAGTTCGCGGTGCCGGCGACGATGCTGCTGGCGACGACCAGCGTCTACGGCCGGCTCTCGGCGACCAACGAGATTATCGCCATCAAGGCGATGGGCATCTCGCCCTGGAAGCTCGCCCTGCCGACGATGATCCTCGCGGCGGCGACGAGCCTCGGCGCGGTGGCGCTTAACGATATCGCCGTCTCGTGGGGCCGGCTCGGTGTGCAGCGGGTGTTTGTCGAATCGCTTGAAGAAGTCATCTACAGCCAGCTCCGCCTACACCGCAGCTACGCCGAAGGCGGCCTGCAGATCAGCGTGCAGCACGTCGTCGATCGGACACTTGTACGCCCGACCGTCATCGTGCAGGCGCAGGGTGACAATGAGGCCTGGAAGCTCGAATCCGATTCGGCCCAGCTCAGTTCGTCCCCCGACCGCAAGAAGCTGATCGTCCGCTTCGAGGGGATTGCTCTGGAAGGCGAGGTGAAGGCCGTCATCGACTCTACCGTCGAGCGCGAGATCGATCTCGAAGAGCTCTTCGGCGAGTCGAGTAGTTCGCGTAGCCCCTCGAACTACGCCCTGTCAGAGATCGATCAGGAGCAACGCATCATCAGCAATCGGATCGCCGACATCCATCGCCGCGAGACGACCGAACAAGCGCTGGCGATGATGACCGGCGATTTCGACCGGCTGTCGGCCGAGTCGTGGTTCCCGCTCACCAACACCATTGCCGGCGAAGAGTACCGTTACCGCCGGCTGTCGGTCGAGCCGTTCCGTCGCTGGGCGAACGGCTTCAGCTGTCTGGCGTTCGTCATGGTCGGCGTGCCGATGGCGATCTGGCGTCAGAAGGGCGAGTTCCTGGCCAGCTTCTTCCTCTGCTTCCTGCCGATCCTGCTGGTCTACTACCCGCTGCTGATGGTGAGCGTCGACCACGCCAAGCAGGGAGACGTGCCGCCGATCGCGGTCTGGGTTGGCAACGCGGTGCTAGCGTTGTGGGGGCTGTGGATGATGCGGCGGGTGGTGAGGAACTGA